From the genome of Vicia villosa cultivar HV-30 ecotype Madison, WI linkage group LG2, Vvil1.0, whole genome shotgun sequence, one region includes:
- the LOC131651357 gene encoding uncharacterized protein LOC131651357 yields MRKAFRLRRAKNTIRSNTIYQKDGIASDCVFCSTETKSLSHLVGGSLVVEAIWRKVYEWIGLVDDLSLEEFEGFLFDFEKVKNLAKRSLVTVIWLATAWSIWNRRNGIIFKNDSFSFTECFVQQCSEKWTDGTLEEHLLDSAGILDPCAWHGIAEDLDSNFGLMLQS; encoded by the exons ATGAGAAAGGCTTTTCGTCTCCGTAGAGCAAAAAACACAATCCGAAGCAATACCATCTATCAAAAAG ATGGTATTGCTTCGGATTGTGTTTTTTGCTCTACGGAGACGAAAAGCCTTTCTCATTTGGTTGGGGGCTCTTTAGTGGTGGAGGCTATTTGGAGAAAGGTGTACGAGTGGATTGGACTCGTGGATGATTTATCATTGGAAGAGTTCGAAGGGTTTCTCTTTGATTTCGAGAAGGTGAAGAATCTAGCCAAGAGGTCCTTAGTTACGGTAATTTGGTTAGCAACGGCTTGGAGTATTTGGAATAGGCGTAATGGTATCATTTTCAAGAATGATTCGTTTAGCTTCACCGAAT GTTTTGTGCAGCAGTGTAGCGAGAAGTGGACCGATGGCACATTGGAAGAGCATCTTTTGGACTCAGCAGGGATTTTGGACCCTTGTGCTTGGCATGGGATAGCAGAGGATTTGGACAGCAATTTTGGACTGATGCTGCAGAGTTGA